The following proteins are co-located in the Polymorphospora rubra genome:
- a CDS encoding tetratricopeptide repeat protein yields the protein MLADLGRYDEAAGELTDAITDRPSDPATLTALARVHLAAERPAEALAAADGALAAAPGLPGALVARGMALGDLRRFGEAAQVADEILARGPDDAYAHRSAAAILADSRNGQKSVNAAWRAVELAPDESQGHLVLAVVAARLQLFDLAERAYQEALRLDPSLADARDDTGVIRLERKRYARALEELADRVDLTPVAEPQPVKRTLGDAVRQLVVYGAGYTIVAAVLVAFMAAANEPISRFMAGFAGVVGFVVVGVMATRVPGAIGKVLSELLRTDRLMALAVYASLAGPFLVLLYAAIGTPWPLVLAIVATAVAQLAVFRTRQP from the coding sequence GCGACGCTGACCGCGCTGGCCCGCGTACATCTGGCGGCGGAACGGCCGGCGGAGGCCCTGGCGGCCGCGGACGGCGCCCTCGCGGCGGCGCCGGGGCTGCCCGGCGCGTTGGTGGCCCGGGGCATGGCGCTCGGCGATCTGCGGCGGTTCGGCGAGGCGGCCCAGGTCGCCGACGAGATCCTGGCCCGGGGCCCCGACGACGCGTACGCCCACCGCAGCGCGGCCGCGATCCTGGCCGACTCGCGCAACGGCCAGAAGTCGGTCAACGCCGCCTGGCGGGCGGTCGAACTGGCCCCCGACGAATCGCAGGGGCACCTGGTGCTCGCCGTGGTGGCCGCCCGGCTCCAGCTCTTCGACCTGGCGGAGCGCGCCTACCAGGAGGCGCTGCGGCTCGACCCGTCGCTCGCCGACGCCCGCGACGACACGGGCGTCATCCGGCTGGAGCGCAAGCGTTACGCGCGGGCGCTGGAGGAGCTCGCCGACCGGGTCGACCTGACCCCGGTCGCGGAGCCGCAGCCGGTCAAGCGGACGCTCGGCGACGCGGTGCGGCAGCTCGTCGTCTACGGCGCCGGCTACACGATCGTGGCCGCCGTCCTGGTGGCGTTCATGGCGGCGGCGAACGAGCCGATCTCCCGCTTCATGGCCGGCTTCGCGGGCGTCGTCGGATTCGTCGTGGTTGGTGTGATGGCCACCCGGGTGCCGGGCGCGATCGGCAAGGTGCTGTCGGAGCTGCTGCGCACCGACCGGCTGATGGCCCTGGCGGTGTACGCCTCGCTGGCCGGCCCGTTCCTGGTCCTGCTCTACGCGGCGATCGGCACCCCGTGGCCGTTGGTGCTGGCGATCGTGGCGACCGCGGTGGCCCAGCTCGCGGTGTTCCGTACCCGGCAGCCGTGA